The stretch of DNA ACTTTATAACAAATTTACAGTTATATTATTCAATTAATATTAACaagttatattatttaaaaatatttaaatttatttatttattttattgtttaataaaatttattagacatatttataaataaatttaaaaataaattaaaatttaatatatttaaaaaaaatatataattaaattatattagatttaattttattattattgtttaaattaataattaattaagtaatagcaactaatatttaaataattaactaatatctaaaaaatatatttatattattatttttaaaaaaataatatgatagAAAAAGTGTTtgtatatcttaaaaaatcattGTGACACATTGTTATATATTAcagttattgaaaaaaaaaaacattttgctattattatttttttaaaaaaattaaaaagtgaatgatacttaaaaaattgaaagtaTTATAAAATGCCtttaactattgagattgttggatttaagacttttgtttaatttcattcaattttactattttagtgattatttatatactaaattatgctttccaaatttaatatctaccaaatcatgttttTCGAACTTTGACATCTACTAATTAATCATAGTCATGTACTATTTTTAAAGTTGAGGGACATGATTAGCTACATCActaaaattctaattagcctattattaatattatagacCTCTAAACATACTTTGATATTGTTTATAGAACTCATCAATTTAGTTGCTTGAAAACAATTCATGGACTGAATTGGTaaacaatttaaataaatagtaTAGTACTTACCGGTTCCCTTCTCAATCCACGGGGAGACCATAATAGTAGGAACTCTAACCCCCAACCGATTAAACCGAAACGAAAATGGTTCGGGCCCCACAATGTCGTCAGGGCTAGGGACCCCGATAACGGGTGTGGGCACGTGATCAAAGAAACCACCATGCTCGTCGTAAGTAATAATCAATAGGGTTTGGTTCCACTGTGGACTGGCCCTGAGAGTCTCGTACACCTCCTTCACGAACATCTGACCTTGGTAGACATCATGGGAAGGGTGGTCATCATTGGCTGGGGAAGATTTTGTATCCGTGTACCGCTGCTCCACCACAACGTAGCCCGGGAGCTTCCCTTTGCTGGCGTCACTTTTAAAGGAACTCCCGTACGAGTGGAACTTGCCCCAATACTTAAGTTTCCTCAAGTTACGGTAAAACAGAGTGGCTGGGATGTTTTGGTAGTAAATTCCAAAGGATATTCCTGCGTCGTCCAGATTCTCGAAGATAGTTCGCTGAGGATAGCCCTTGGCCAGCATCGCTGGGATGTTGCTCGTTGCTCCGGCGGAAGTTCCCGAGTGTACATATAGACGGTTCGGCTGAGTTGATGAAGGCACAGACGCGAACCACCTGAAAATTTTGTATGAGATTAATTGTTTATATAccataaaataacattattatattttttaaaaaagaaaaatacgaAAGAAGTAAGATTattcttatttgatttatatataaaaaatctgTTTTTATAATCTGAGTCTTTATGGTGATTAACACCATGTAATAATCAGTGCTAAGCAGTTTATTATagtatttattaaatcataatGGGTTGAATGGGATATTAAAATGTTTGTCTATCTCTTCCTCTTCTCTTCTCCTGTGGTAATAATACGGTGTCACTTAATATTATTCTtatctattttaattaaaaaagtaaaaatattttccaaaactaaattttataaaattatttttactttttaattttttaattggaaataaaaattttaaaaattttaaaaacaaacaaaaaaattacttttgaatttttttaaataacatactttttcttaattaatattttagacctGATCCCAACATAAACCTTGGGACTTAGATTcctacttaaataaaattataaaataaaaataaaaattataaaacacttttgtttatgttttttaagttaaaaaataaaaatgtttaaagaacacatttttcttttttgtaaaacaaaattttaaacatacaaatttacttctatttttgtgattaaaaaattacaaaaataaaagtattaacAAACAACCCTTAAATTTATCTCTTGATTATTAACCATTATTAATGTgtcatctcttcttcttctcttgtcCTTgtctagttttattattaattaaggattgtaaaattttattttcttctttaccAAATATTCAATTATATTTTGTTACATGATCAGCAAATTCATTATTTTCCTGGGCACTCTCGGTACCTCTCCGGTACTTATTTGATTGTAGCATTTTTAAGTATAATACTCTATGAAATTTTTAGACTCTTATATTAAGAATGATAAATTTCAATAACattgatttttcattttaaacaAAATTCTCTGAATTagaatacaattaattaattccAAAATTACTGTAATATACCAACACTGCAATTACTTTTGAAAAGATTTaccatttatataattaatagagCAATAATATCACTtgcaaacaaaataaataataaaacactgATAAATAGTAATACGAAGCCACTAATTCATCATCTATAAATAATAGGGgtattatttgttaaaaaaatagggatatataaaataatttaaatataaatttactttTGGGACATTTAATGTcgttatttctttttttatatatatataaaaaaatagactatatatagatatatagtaataaattaacataatttaaattaataattcgaaaaaaaaaattatgcgaagtacatattttttaaatacatgttttaaatttggaaatattttcaatatttgtAAGAtattactaaatatatatattctaaaaaattatattgttattatatattatatatatagtaaaaatCTAATAATCAATGTCtaaccatttcaaaaaaaaatgtcCAACTTCCCATAACTATTccggaaaaataaaataaaatgtaaaatattAAGGTGGACTCGTGATCAGAAAACAGTATGGGATATTATTATTGCAATGCAATTATTAAAGACACGTCATTTCAAGCTTTAAACTTTTTTGGCTCTATCAATATGTTCTCTGCTGACCAGAAACACCAATGGCATTTTATAATTATCTAATAATCCTATTAGTTTCTTATAATAGCgcaaaattagaaagaaagagagaaatcaGTTTTCGAAAAACAATTTATATATGTAACACATTCCGTATCCCACACTTTAAACTAAATTGTTGTAACCATTAATATGTATTACCTCTGGGAAAAAGTTCTTACAGTATTAAGAGATAATATTGTGTTAAAATtatgaataataaataaagaaatgaacatttaattaaattacctATCAAAGACGGCGAACTCAGAGACTAGAGCTTTATAGACGGGAACCATATCCGGGTCGAAGCCATTCATGACGGCCTGAGCCGTAGCGGTGGTGTTGTCCATGGCGAAAGCTTGTTGGGCGAATCCATTCATTGGAGGCGGCTCGGTGGAGCTCTCGTTATCGGAGCCGAATATCTGCTGGCGTATGGCTTGGAATGAGTGGCCCGGATCCGGGTCCACGTAGTGGGATTGATTCTGGAAGAAGACCCGTTTGGAGTTCGGGTCAGACGGGGTTATTGGATTGGACTCGGATCCATCTACACCGTTGATTTCGGGGTTAAGCCGTTTCATCCATCCCAGCATGTGGTCGAAAGACCGATTCTCCATGACTAGAACGACGACTGTTTTGATGGGGTTGCATGTCGTTTGGATCGGGGATTGTGAGAGAGTGATGATAAGTATTAGGAAGAAGATGGAGGTAGCAGCCAttggagagagagagtgagagaatTTAGCTAGGTTGGATGCTTGGAATTTATAATATGGGAAAAAAAAACGAATAAAAACTGTTGATATCCATTCTCCGAATTGAAGCCCGTGAGCtgttatttctaattttatttttttacaagtgACTGTGCATGAAGGTAATTTTGGACttatttatttctatatatttatacagaATAAATTGATGTTAGCAATTTTCTACCACACAACTGAATATTCGAATAGGTTAGACGTATTGTACCTAGACAGCTTTTTGGGATTGTACCTACTGCGTAGGAAAAAACTCATCAAATGGAAAAGCTTGACTAACATAATAGAGTAGTAGCAGTTTTAGATAACAATGCTTAATTGGTTAAAATGTGAGTCACCTCTTTAGCTTCTCTATAAACAACAAACAAATAAGATACACAAACTTCAAATCTGGTGTAGCACCCCGTTCATATCGCCACAACTATCCTCTTTCTCTTGAAGAAGATCGATTGCTCTTAATTAAATAGTCCGATTCCACCAAATTGGCTAAAATAAATTGATGTTATCGTGTCATTCTCTCTCTGACAGATGCCACCATGATTAACACTAGTTTCGACATTCCATATATATTCCAAGCaacaattagaaaaaaatcaaatGTGTTGGAGTCCCAAACCCTTGCCATTGTGCTCAAGAAGGTGGTAAGTCTGGAATCATGTTGTCACAGACCTGTGTCCATAGTCCACACTCCTTCCGCACCATAACACTATATCGGCAGCCCCACAATGCATGAACTATATCATCTCTTTTCCCTTTAGAACAATGAGTACAAAGAGGTTCCACTTGGATGCCACATTTGGATAAAGCATAATTAGTAAGAAGCCATGAAGGacaaattttccaaacaaaatggGCGAAATTTTCTACCTCCATAATAATTTCCACCAGGCGTCAGTTTTGGACGAGTCAGATTGAAAAAATTCCTCttattttttgcatttttataaGCATGACACGTGGATTCTAATCAAGGAAAGCCAAAAAATCATTACTTGCCCTAATCCCTCAATTGGTGCTCTAGGGAGATAAAGCCATCAACCTCACGTGAAGAGTCTCCGTGACGGGGAGTTCCCCGACTGCTGGCCACACGAAAGGTATCCGTGAACCAAAATCCCCTTCCATTCCAGGAGCAAAGGCTGTCAACGCCCGCCTGGATCGAGCATGGATTGCCCAGAGGGGCCAAGACATTCTGAAACACAGTGAACCAGTTATGCTTTTAACCCGCGGAAGCTTCACCCATACATGTCAGACTACGGACCTAGGGACCAGACTTTTTCAAGTACGACGTCAGAGGTTGTCTCCCACGACACACCATCGTATAGAGCATGTGTGTCCTTGTGTACTAGACCAAATGATCCAACAACTATGGATAAGGGAAATTCAAAAGGGAGAAGCCCTGAGGCGACACGCGTTCGAAGGCCCAGCTCGTACGATCTGACACCCTTAAATGGCATATGGGAAATACGCCACCTACCAATCCGATAGTGGGATTTTGCCCCTACTATGATCCATCTAAAGCATCCCATGCAAAGAAGCtggcctataaataccccaGATAAAGAACAAGGAAAAGGGGACCTTCTCTTTCGAAAAAGGAGAATTTAAAaatatcgaataaaatgattatacaaaatacatatttttttaaaaaaaataatgagcttttaatcaagagagattcgatctccattgttggttttacatcgcgtttgttttagtgagtaatcctccctaatggaggaaggttcattagcaatttcgcaccgtttaatctcgaaagataagtagtttgtaagtgttttgtatggtatggatcaccctaatggtggcgaccatacttgacttgcaaattatgaaacaatggtggaagctcataagatagaattgtctTGACtatcgcctaaacgggacaatgctgaattccaatcttgatcgaataaaaggttgctagaatggttatcattttagatgagttgacaactctattcaacggatgatgctttgactctcgcctaaacgagacactgtatcagtttgttgaaagaccttggaaaataaactatgttagatttagtatttctataacatatgtgattatttgttattttctgaactgtgtatgaatttatgaaccaaaaccttacttctgttttattgatgtgttgtagtgtcattatgaataaccctcaccccgatcctctcctagttaatatcttagcaaaagaactctataatgtgaaaatgcatcctggtagttgcataaactcgcacctgttgatgatgaatctgaagttccaaaaggcaaatctactaggaattgatttatcaagagaacaatgggtccaactcatccttaatagtcttcctccggagtataatgaatttgttatctcttacatgatcaacaattccaaCTCCTTCGActtggacaagctcgaagcagaattacgagcccatgaacggaatctgattgcaataggtccccctgggtttgcaattcataatcagaggaaaaggactaggtatgaaggatctagcaaagctgcttcttcaagtacaattatcagacataatcttctatgttcgaattgtaatgaaaagggacatcaagaagaacgatgtcccaggcttctaaacaattcaaacgaaggtaatgcttttgtctttgaatcatgtgttttagagaacgacaaatcggtctggattgttgattctgggtctactaaccatgtatgttcttcactacagttgcttgaaacttgggaaaatctacttccaggagagttaaagcttaaagttggcaatggcgaattagtagaaacttgattagtgtctcatgtttgcaaacacaatcttatatattgaatttttcgagtacaaattgttcaatttctcgtaatggatttcaaatatgtgttgctaccatggaacaagggctttatgttttaagaccgaatacatAAATCTCACtgaatagtgaacttttcaatgtagctaaacctagaaacctcaaaagaaaagagattgataatgatgatcaaacttatctatggcatttacgtttaggtcatataggctttgatagactcaataggctaaccaaaggcggtccattgaaaaatatcgtcttaggtgaactaccagtatgcgagtcctgcatagaaggaaaaatgactaaacgttctttctctgcaaagggagagcgtgccaaaatgcccctagggttagtgcattccgatgtctgcggacctttgaatgtaaaagcccgaggtggttatgagtattttgtcactttcattgacgatttctctagatatagttttctttacctaatgcaaaagaaatctgaaacgtttgaaaagttgcaggagtttcatgctttggcccaaaaccaattaggtaaatcattaaagatcttgagaactgataggggtggagaatatatggatatgcagttcaaagatcatttagttgaacttggaattgaattaaTCCCAATtcactgccccaggcactccacaacaaaatggagttgcagaaagaagaaatcgcactcttttggaaatggttaggtctatgctgagttattcaactttgtctacgtccttctggggatatgctatacagatggcaaatgacattttaaatgttgtttcatctaaagcagtccctaagacacccgtcgaactttggaatggtcgtacacctagtttacgccactaaagaatttgggggtgccctgctcatgtcttaagaaacaaagaaggcaaacttgaatcttgtaccgaagtatgcatgtttgtcggaaattctaaagagactaggggtggactattttatagtcacaaggataacaaagtgtttatttctacaaatgctactttccttgaagagaactatattaaagactacaaaccgaaaagtaaagttgttctagaggaattgctatcagatataagtccttccaatgttccgtcctcttccactcgtgaagaagacaatcccactccctcagtcgaaccaactgagaaattactactaaagtttctgttcagaagatcaccgcacctcgtcgtaatgggagggtttcaacaaaaccagctcgttatggcttggatggtgaaatcaatatggtcgtaggtgacggtattgatgacgatccattaacctataaacaggaaatggctagtccgcaacggaaacgatggtcggccggcatggatttagaaatggattccatgaaaaagaacaaagtttgggaatatgtagacgcacctgacgaatatcatccgataggatgcaagtgggtttacaagaagaaaagaggagctggaggcgaagccgaaacttttaaagctagacttgtagccaagggttatacccaaagagaaggcgtggactatgaggaaactttttgtcctgttgccatgctcaaatccatctgaattcttctctccatagctgctgctttcgattatgaaatctggcaaatggatgtcaagactgccttccttaatggggtacttgaagaaaccatctatatggagcaaccagaaggttatgttcttccagggcaggaaaagaaagtttgcaaattatataggtctatctatggacttaagcaagcttctcgctcatggaacaaaaggtttgatgaaatcatcaagacctacggctttcttcagaatgaagatgaaccttgtgtttaccaactcaaggaagaccaagtagtagtattgctggtcctttatgttgatgacattttgattattggaaacaatgtcaagagaATGaatcacatcaaggaatggctcaacactcaattcgatatgaaagatttgggtgaagcagcctatgttcttggtatttagattatcagaaaccggaagaacagacctcttgctctctcttaaacaacctacatagacaaagtcttagagagattctccatgaacaacaccaatggggcaaacatgccttctagatatggtattcgtctatctaaggaacagtctccgactgatccttaagagatagaggacatggcgaaaattccctatgcctctgcagttggaagtctaatgtatacaatgttatgcactagacctgacatctattatgcagttggaatcgtgagcaggtatcagtctaatccaggacatgaacattggaatgcagtgaagtatattctgaaatacttaaagagtacaaggaatcttatgttagtctacaagggtggtgctttaaatcccataggctacactgattcagatttccaggcaagtcttgaagacaggaaatctacatctgggatggtgtttactcttgggggtggagcagtggtttgaagaagtgcaaaacaaaccgcgatatcggactcaactatggaagctgaatacatagctgcagccgaagctgctaacgaacttgtctggctaagaaagttcttcaccagtataggtgtcgttcctggaatggaaaagcctctggtcttactttgtgataacaatggagcaataacaaacagtaaagaacctcgaagccaaaagagaagcaaacacattgaatggaagtatcacattatcagagaatacgtggcaagaggggatgtactagttgagaaagttgacacagaggacaacctagctgatccatttaccaaagtcttggccgtgacagcatttgaaaagcaccgtcagaatttaggattaattgatatgtactaattagttttatattagtgcaagtgggagtttgttgggttttatgccctaaataaaactccatttcaatgtaatctattttatttaacatcaataaagaaacagaagtatttttcattcatttgtgtatgttttggttcacttaatcaattgcttgactatttgatttataaattcatcttaaacccttttcacatacttgatcctgtttattgtgttgtcatcacattggaaagtaaacatgactatgtgaataaagtttcctagatttatcaaacacagggttttactgatatgataatctacaacgagagtttacttgcatttggagaaatgctatgttctttccagagcattggctaaagtaaagctcaggttggatgcatggagtatgcatcggaagggaccgatattgaactttgacttagatttattaaacttaccgtaaaatctattcaagtcaatatcgcctagttgatcctagatcaaatgttcttaatcctgttatgattaggctcaatcttgaaaggctattcgtgttctttgatttgttaggtaagcctacttttagttcagggtgatacgtacattttgggaacaaggtagtgcaattgagtgggagcgctaacataaacatggaatctatagcttctatctggcgaatagtaagcaaaggatgatctccttcgagcttgaccaaacgaacataaatggtggagtactcatttcacataagctgaaatatcatttatacggggtcaagtgttttaaggataaaatacatagtagggtgtaacggtaatctaatccctttacagtgtagatcattcatatagaggatcattgatcaaattaggattataacaatggataactaatgatgtgtctatatggtggaacatatagagcattctatatactgagagtgcaattctaagttc from Cannabis sativa cultivar Pink pepper isolate KNU-18-1 chromosome 2, ASM2916894v1, whole genome shotgun sequence encodes:
- the LOC115719187 gene encoding non-specific phospholipase C2, which produces MAATSIFFLILIITLSQSPIQTTCNPIKTVVVLVMENRSFDHMLGWMKRLNPEINGVDGSESNPITPSDPNSKRVFFQNQSHYVDPDPGHSFQAIRQQIFGSDNESSTEPPPMNGFAQQAFAMDNTTATAQAVMNGFDPDMVPVYKALVSEFAVFDRWFASVPSSTQPNRLYVHSGTSAGATSNIPAMLAKGYPQRTIFENLDDAGISFGIYYQNIPATLFYRNLRKLKYWGKFHSYGSSFKSDASKGKLPGYVVVEQRYTDTKSSPANDDHPSHDVYQGQMFVKEVYETLRASPQWNQTLLIITYDEHGGFFDHVPTPVIGVPSPDDIVGPEPFSFRFNRLGVRVPTIMVSPWIEKGTVVHGTNGLPYPTSEFEHSSIPATVKKIFNLPSPFLTKRDEWAGTFEGIVEKRTEPRTDCPGILPTPVRIRKTEANEEAKLSEFQQELLQLASVLNGDNILTSFPEKIGKQMSVKEGKEYMEEAVKRFFEAGRYAKRMGVDEEQIVQMRPSLTTRSSSSNIPDEKP